The window AAGGTCAAGGGGGGACACCGACGTGGCGATAGAGCACCAGAAGATACGGATCCGGCTGAAGGCCTTCGATTCCAGGCTTCTGGACAAGGCGACCAGCGACATCGTCGAAAAGGCGCGGCAGACGGGCGCCAAGGTCGCGGGGCCGATTCCCCTTCCGACCCATATCGAGCGGTTCACGGTCAACCGGTCCCCCCACGGGGACAAGAAGAGCCGGGAGCAGTTCGAGATCCGCACCCACAAGCGCCTCCTCGACATCCACGAGCCTCCCGGTGCGACGATCGACGCCCTGATGAAGCTCGATCTGCCCGCCGGGGTGGAAGTCGAGATCAAGCTCTGACCGGAACGACGAAAACGACCGAGAACGGAAGCAGGGGCAAACCATGACGACCGGAATATTGGGAAAGAAACTGGGCATGTCCCAGGTGTTCGACACGGAGGGGAAAGTGATCCCGGTCACCGTGATCGAGGCCGGGCCGTGCACCGTGATACAGCGGAAGACCGCGCGGACGGACGGATACGACGCCGTGCAGATCGGATTCCGGCAAGCGAAGGCCGGAAAGGTCGGCAAGCCCATGTTGGGGCACTTCCAGAGGGCGGGCAAGGGCGCGTTCAGCGCCCTCCAGGAGATCCGGGTCGAAGCCGCCGAACCGCTGGACATCGGCGCCGAGATCAAGGTCGACATCTTCAAGGAAGGCGACGTTGTCGACGTGATGGGGCACAGCAAGGGTCGCGGCTTCACGGGCGTCATCAAGCGATGGAACTTCAAGGGCGGGCGCGCGACGCACGGCTCCATGTTCCATCGGGCCCCCGGGTCCATCGGCGCGTCGGCGTACCCCTCGCGCGTCATCAAGAACATGAAGATGGCGGGCCAGTACGGGAACGAGCGGGTCACGATCCTCAACCTGCGCGTGGTCGGAGTGGAGCCCGAGAAGAACCTGCTGCTCGTCCGCGGCGCCGTTCCCGGCGCGAAAAACAGCCTGGTCTACGTACGCCGGGCCGTGAAGAAACCGGCGTAAGGCGAGGAGCGCGAGATGGCTACCGTGGAAATCGTGGACAAGGAACGGAAGGGGACCGGGACCGTCGAACTTCCCGCGTCCATATTCGGCGCCGAGGTGAAGACGCACCTGATGCACCACGTCGTGACGGCCAAGTTGGCGGCCGCCCGTGCGGGGACGCACGACACGAAAACCCGCAAGGACGTCAGGGGAGGCGGGAAGAAGCCGTTTCGCCAGAAAGGGACCGGGCGGGCCCGGATGGGAACGTCCCGCTCGCCGCTGCTTCGGGGCGGCGGCACCGTGTTCGGACCCCATCCCCGGAAGTACGACGGGAAGGTGAACCGGAAGGAGATGAAGGCGGCCCTGCGCAGCGCCCTCAGCGCCAAGGCGCTCGAGAACAAGATCCTCCTCGTGGACGACCTCTCGCTCCCGTTCCCGAAGACGAAGGAATTCCTCAAGGTCGCGACCGCGCTCGGCCTCCTCGACGCGCTGATCGTCATCGAAGGGGAGCCCGAAAACCTGGCCCTCGGCGTACGCAATCTCAAGGCGTTCAAGATTCTCCCCGCCAAGGCGCTGAACGTGTACGACATCCTGTCGTACGACCAACTCGTGCTGACCGGCGCGGCTCTCGAGAAAATCACCGAGGTGCTGGCGAAATGAATCCATCCGACGTCATCAAGCGGCCGTTGATCACCGAGAAGGCGACCTCGATGAAGGCAATGTCCAACGCGGTCCTGTTCGCCGTCGACAAGCGCGCCAACAAGAAGGAAGTCCGCGAAGCCGTGGAGAAGATGTTCAAGGTGAAGGTCGACGACGTCCGGACGATGAACGTCGCGGGCAAGGTGAAGCGCCGCGGCCGGACGGTGGGGCTTCGTCCCGGCTGGAAGAAGGCCGTGGTCGTGCTGAAGGCCGGCGACAAGATCGAATTTTTCGAAGGCGTCTGACGGGCGCGGCGAAAGCGCCTTCCTTTCAAGGAGAGACTGCGATGGGCATCCGGAACTACAAGCCGACCTCCCCGGGACGACGGGGCATGACCGTCCTCACGATGGACGATCTGACGAAGAAGAAGCCCGAACGCGCGCTGACCGAAAGTCTTTCGGGGAGCGGCGGAAGGAACAACCTCGGCGAGATCACGGTTTGGCACCGCGGCGGGGGCCACAAGCGCAAGTACCGGATCGTCGACTTCAAGAGGAACAAGAAGGACGTACCGGCGACCGTGGCGGCCATCGAATACGATCCGAACCGGTCCGCGCGCCTCGCGCTGCTGAACTACGCGGACGGTGAGAAGCGGTATATCCTCTGCCCGATCGGGATTTCCGTCGGCGACACGGTTCTTTCGGGAGCAGGCGCCGACATCAAGCCGGGAAACGCCCTGCCGATCCGCAACATCCCGGTCGGGACGCTCGTGCACAACATCGAGCTCAAGGTCGGGAAGGGCGGACAGATCGCCCGGTCCGCGGGTTCGGTCGCACAGATCCTGGCCAAGGAGGGGGCGTACGCGCACCTTCGCCTCGCCTCCGGCGAGGTCCGGCTCGTCTTCATCGAGTGCATGGCGACGATCGGGCAGGTCGGAAACGTCGACCATGAAAAGGTGTCGATCGGCAAGGCGGGGCGCAACCGGTGGAAGGGTATCCGCCCGACGGTCCGGGGCGTTGTCATGAACCCCGTCGATCATCCGCACGGCGGCGGCGAGGGCAGATCCTCCGGAGGCCGGCATCCCTGCACCCCGTGGGGGAAGCCGACGAAGGGGTACAAGACGCGCAAGAGCCCGGCGACCGACAAGTACATCGTCAAGCGGCGCGGAAAATAAAGGAAAAGGGGTTTCGACGTGGGGCGATCCATCAAGAAGGGACCGTACGTGGAGGAAGGCCTTGCCCGGAAGTTGAACAAGGCCGTCGAAACCGGCGACAAGAAGATCATCAAGACCTGGTCCCGGCGCTCGACCATCACTCCCGCAATGGTGGGATACACGTTCGCCGTGCACAACGGACGGAAGTTCATGCCCGTCTTCGTCACGGAAAACATGGTGGGCCACAAGTTCGGCGAGTTCTCGCCCACGCGGACGTTCCACGGCCACTCGGGAGACCGCAAGGCCAAGGTAAAGAAGTAAGAGCGGAGAAGGAGAGCAACCGATGGAAGCAACCGCGACGGCGAAGTTCATGCGCGTCTCCCCGAGGAAGGCGCGTCTCGTGGTGGACCTGATCCGGGGGAAGAAGATCTCCGAGGCACGGACGATCCTTGCCCTCGCGAACAAGGCCTCCGCCGCGACCGTGAAGAAAGTCCTCGATTCGGCGATCGCCAACGCCGGCCAGACCGGCGTGATCGACGTCGGGACGCTCTACGTGAAGAGCGCGTGCGTGAACCAGGGGGCCTCGCAGAAACGGTTTCGGCCGTCGCCGATGGGAAGGGCGCACAAGTACAAGCGGCGCACCAGTCACATAACGATCGTGGTCGACGAGGCGTAACCGGGTTCAACGCGCACTGGCCGGCAACAGATACAGCAACCGCTAACAGGAGGCGGATTTTGGGACAGAAGACACACCCTTACGGATTTCGGCTGGGGATCATCCGGACCTGGCGCTCGCGCTGGTACTCCGAAAAGGAGTACGCGCCGCAACTGCAGGAGGACCTGCGCATCCGCGGATTCGTCAAGGCCCGCCTGAACCACGCGGGAGTCTCCTCGATCGAGATCGAGCGGCGCAGCAACCGCGTCAACGTTCTCATCGCCACGGCCCGTCCGGGAATCGTGATCGGCAAGAAGGGCGCCGAGATCGAAAACCTGAAGAAGGAGATCCAGAAGCTCACGCCGAAGGAAGTGTCGATCAACATCATCGAAATCCGCCGCCCCGAGACGGACGGGCAACTGACCGCCGAAAACGTCGCGATGCAGCTGGAACGGCGGGTCGCTTTCCGCAGGGCAATGAAGAAGACCGTGCTTTCCTCGATGAAGCTGGGGGCCAAGGGGATCAAGATCCAGGTGTCCGGCCGCCTCGGCGGCGCCGAGATGTCCCGGACCGAGTGGTACCGCGAAGGGCGGGTGCCCCTCCACACCTTGCGGGCCGACATCGACTACGGTTTCTCGGAAGCCCGCACCACCTACGGGATCATCGGGGTGAAGGTCTGGATCTACAAGGGCGAGGTGCTGCCGAAGGCGCCCTCTTCCCCCGCCACCAACGAATAGGAGAACGGGAATCATGCTCGCCCCCAAAAGGGTCAAGTACCGCAAGCAGATGAAGGGCCGCCGCCGGGGAAAGGCGCAGTCCGGAAACACGCTCAACTTCGGCGATTTCGGCGTAAAGGCCGCCGACGGCGCCTGGATCACCTCCCGGCAGATCGAGGCGGCGCGCATCGCGATGACGCGCTTCATCAAGCGCGGCGGGAAAATCTGGATCCGGATCTTTCCCGACAAGCCGATCACGAAGAAGGCGGCCGAGACCCGTATGGGGAAGGGGAAGGGCGCACCCGAGGAATGGGTCGCCGTGGTCCGCCCCGGCCGCGTCCTCTACGAGATCGAGGGCGTCGACGAGGCCACGGCGAGGGAAGCGTTCCGCCTGGCGGCTCACAAGCTCCCGATCCAGACGACATTCCTGTCCAGAGAGGCATAGACGTCCATGAAGACAAAGGATGTGCGGGATCTTGGGGTGGAGGAACTCCGCCAGAAGGAGCGGGAGCTGCGGGAC is drawn from bacterium and contains these coding sequences:
- the rplP gene encoding 50S ribosomal protein L16, whose protein sequence is MLAPKRVKYRKQMKGRRRGKAQSGNTLNFGDFGVKAADGAWITSRQIEAARIAMTRFIKRGGKIWIRIFPDKPITKKAAETRMGKGKGAPEEWVAVVRPGRVLYEIEGVDEATAREAFRLAAHKLPIQTTFLSREA
- the rplW gene encoding 50S ribosomal protein L23 encodes the protein MNPSDVIKRPLITEKATSMKAMSNAVLFAVDKRANKKEVREAVEKMFKVKVDDVRTMNVAGKVKRRGRTVGLRPGWKKAVVVLKAGDKIEFFEGV
- the rpsC gene encoding 30S ribosomal protein S3 — its product is MGQKTHPYGFRLGIIRTWRSRWYSEKEYAPQLQEDLRIRGFVKARLNHAGVSSIEIERRSNRVNVLIATARPGIVIGKKGAEIENLKKEIQKLTPKEVSINIIEIRRPETDGQLTAENVAMQLERRVAFRRAMKKTVLSSMKLGAKGIKIQVSGRLGGAEMSRTEWYREGRVPLHTLRADIDYGFSEARTTYGIIGVKVWIYKGEVLPKAPSSPATNE
- the rpsS gene encoding 30S ribosomal protein S19 — translated: MGRSIKKGPYVEEGLARKLNKAVETGDKKIIKTWSRRSTITPAMVGYTFAVHNGRKFMPVFVTENMVGHKFGEFSPTRTFHGHSGDRKAKVKK
- the rplC gene encoding 50S ribosomal protein L3: MTTGILGKKLGMSQVFDTEGKVIPVTVIEAGPCTVIQRKTARTDGYDAVQIGFRQAKAGKVGKPMLGHFQRAGKGAFSALQEIRVEAAEPLDIGAEIKVDIFKEGDVVDVMGHSKGRGFTGVIKRWNFKGGRATHGSMFHRAPGSIGASAYPSRVIKNMKMAGQYGNERVTILNLRVVGVEPEKNLLLVRGAVPGAKNSLVYVRRAVKKPA
- the rplD gene encoding 50S ribosomal protein L4, which codes for MATVEIVDKERKGTGTVELPASIFGAEVKTHLMHHVVTAKLAAARAGTHDTKTRKDVRGGGKKPFRQKGTGRARMGTSRSPLLRGGGTVFGPHPRKYDGKVNRKEMKAALRSALSAKALENKILLVDDLSLPFPKTKEFLKVATALGLLDALIVIEGEPENLALGVRNLKAFKILPAKALNVYDILSYDQLVLTGAALEKITEVLAK
- the rplB gene encoding 50S ribosomal protein L2 — translated: MGIRNYKPTSPGRRGMTVLTMDDLTKKKPERALTESLSGSGGRNNLGEITVWHRGGGHKRKYRIVDFKRNKKDVPATVAAIEYDPNRSARLALLNYADGEKRYILCPIGISVGDTVLSGAGADIKPGNALPIRNIPVGTLVHNIELKVGKGGQIARSAGSVAQILAKEGAYAHLRLASGEVRLVFIECMATIGQVGNVDHEKVSIGKAGRNRWKGIRPTVRGVVMNPVDHPHGGGEGRSSGGRHPCTPWGKPTKGYKTRKSPATDKYIVKRRGK
- the rplV gene encoding 50S ribosomal protein L22, which encodes MEATATAKFMRVSPRKARLVVDLIRGKKISEARTILALANKASAATVKKVLDSAIANAGQTGVIDVGTLYVKSACVNQGASQKRFRPSPMGRAHKYKRRTSHITIVVDEA
- the rpsJ gene encoding 30S ribosomal protein S10 produces the protein MEHQKIRIRLKAFDSRLLDKATSDIVEKARQTGAKVAGPIPLPTHIERFTVNRSPHGDKKSREQFEIRTHKRLLDIHEPPGATIDALMKLDLPAGVEVEIKL